A genomic region of Methanobacterium sp. SMA-27 contains the following coding sequences:
- a CDS encoding amidohydrolase — MYNGQKTYVAHACGHDASASSALGTAKVLSQLKNELNGKVVFLFQPAEEGAPQGMVGGAELMVKAGALKNPDVHAIFALHPYSKAYPGNVLLSKGITHASLNDLIIKIKGIQAHGSMPWVGKDPILAGAAIINALQSIISREVDLMRGAAVITVGYFHGGIKVNIIPKTAEMGLTIRSLDDSTQNCF, encoded by the coding sequence ATATATAATGGACAGAAGACCTATGTAGCTCATGCGTGTGGTCATGATGCAAGTGCTTCATCTGCATTAGGTACTGCGAAAGTTTTAAGTCAACTTAAAAATGAGTTAAATGGTAAAGTTGTTTTCTTATTCCAACCTGCAGAAGAGGGTGCACCTCAGGGTATGGTTGGTGGTGCTGAACTAATGGTTAAAGCAGGTGCCTTAAAAAACCCTGATGTTCACGCAATATTTGCACTACATCCTTACAGCAAAGCTTATCCTGGAAACGTGTTATTAAGTAAAGGGATCACACATGCAAGCTTAAACGATTTAATAATCAAAATCAAAGGGATCCAAGCTCATGGCTCAATGCCATGGGTGGGTAAGGATCCTATTTTGGCTGGAGCAGCAATCATAAATGCACTGCAGTCAATTATCAGTAGAGAAGTTGATCTAATGAGAGGTGCAGCTGTTATTACTGTAGGATACTTTCACGGAGGCATTAAAGTTAATATAATTCCTAAAACAGCTGAAATGGGTTTAACAATCAGATCTCTTGATGATAGTACACAAAACTGCTTTTAA